TCCAAGACATTTCAACTTTTACCAGACTGAAGGTTTAGAAACCTAATCAAATGGATTAAAATACTCACTCAGAACTCTTGCTTTAATAAAATCTTCCCATCACTTGTACCTTCAGACAATAGTATCTTTCTGGCAACTAAATGCCAATGGATGAGTTTATTACAAGTAGACATGGATTACAGTTACTTCTGTTACATCTTTCATAACAAGGATGTTGTATTTTGAGTTGCAATATTTTCACTGGCTTTTAGGTCAGATAACTTTCATGGGTGAACTATAAGGAAACTTGAATTTGTATTGTCTTGTAGGGATTTAAGGTTGTGGTAAGACAGTGTCTctataagaaatacagaaatctAATTTGAGGACATGCTAAAACACAtcaataactttttatttaaatagaagaatCAAAActttaaagttacttaaaaaatcattcatggaagtaattaaaacaaagttttacagATTCTAAATTCTCTTGTGAAATATCACTAGTATTTTTGCCAATatcatatgcatattttaaaggttttactgACTTCCATGTCAAGTGTTTGACATGATTAGCAATATTAACTATGATTATGATGAGACCTCTGAAAATTAAGTCTAGGCAACTTCCCTGTTGCCAAAGTTGTTATAATGTTTTGGTTCTAATACAATAGGAGACTAACCTGAAGCAAGCGATtgattatttcacattttctaaagATAGGGATTTCACTTTCCACAAAGTCCTGTCATATTTCACAGCAGAAAAATGACTTAGCAGAGGGAAGTTCAGAAACAACCTCCCCTCTCACTCATCCACAGCGGATGCTAGATTTGATTCAAATacaggaggcagggatgggaaaGAGTCATCCTGGTCAGTCCCACTTTCAAATTAATTAGGatggtgaaagaaaaataaaatgaagtttttattcttctaaatCCTAACTTAAAATAGGATTGCccaaaatgtctaaaattaaaaaaaaaaaacacctaagaTAATACCAAAGACTATGTgctaaaatttacttatttactttaaaaagaaaatctcctgCACTGAAGGAAAATAGTATAAAGTACATTACCAACCTTCAAAAGTTAGCATGTAAAGAGTATTCTAGCTTCAAACCATTGCCTTTCTTAAAGTATTCTATAGGAAATTCATGGATCAAAAACAAATACAGGGGCCTCAAATGCACTGATTAATAATcttaaatatcaaaaaagaaaagtaacttaGCTCTGTGGGTAAGAAGAAGCAAAATTTCAGGGACTTAGTATCTTAATCTTTAAGtgatcatacaatttttttttttagagttgaGCAGtttaagtagaaataaatacTAGTACACGCTAGAAGAGAAGGTTTAATAATtgataaaaaatgtacaaaaatattcaaatcagAAATGCTTTAGAATGTGTACCATGAAGTCAATACTTCTCAGTGAATAGGGAAGGTAAAAACTTCCTcaatgaaaaaaagcaagagaaaagatcggattaaaaaaaaaaaagacaactgttAAATTGTTTACGTCAacaatgatttttgttttagacaAGGATATTGCAACCATCACCTAAAGTTTGGTGGCACATTCTTTAGTAGGTCCTTAAGGCAAGATATTTAAACTAATTTACAATTTGATTTgatgttaactttttaaacatcACCTCAAAATAATGCCCTCACAAtagcctttttaaaatgtattcagatgtttcataaaaaataatggtGGCTTTATTATAGTAGTGCTCATTAGCACCACTACAGTTAAGGGTCTACCAGGTTTCCATTAAGAACACCCATTTCTGAGTTCACCATAAAAGATCACGTCGGCTTTTACCAGTCGGGTAGTGCACAAAAAAGCAGTTTTATCAGTTGCTGGTGCTTTTTTTTGTACTACTAGatatcaaaaattttttattatatcttcaAAATCCAACTTCTATAAAGTAAATCAAATCACCTCATGACTTAGACTTTAGAACAAAGTAGAGACATCTGCAGTTATCAGAAAATTGCCACCTTTAATCCATCCTGCAGTGCCCTATGAAAGGGTCACAGAAAGACAGTTATGACCGTAGGAAAATATGATTCTTGATACAGAAtcaaaagttattttcaatttcctttgcttttataaagTCCACAATAACAATACttaaatgcactttttttttttctgtgatataaTTAAAACCCAGTGTTATTTCAACTGAACTTAAAATAGAGTCCCTGGTCTGAATTAGACTTTAAATCATACTGTAAACATATTTGGTATAATTTATTGATCATCATCCAGTTGCTCCAAAAGGGTCCTTCTGCGCTTTTCCAATTCCCCTTCACTCAGTTCACTGCCAGAAGTATCCCAATtaccctgaaaataaaattacatttgaagTCAGTACTCAAAACGTTAAATAGTGAtgaaactttgaaaaaagaaCCCAAAACCTATATAGATTCTCTTCTACAGAAACAAACACACCACAGGATTTAAAGACTGACCTCTTTCCTAAAAGCCTGTTAATGGATTAACTAAGTACTCTTTGCTTATATTATGGGATATACTTGGAATTCTGAGACTTCTGTTTACTTCTTGGTTTACATTAATATGTAGACCAGGGAGAATAGTTCATACCagtttataaatgtaaaacatcTTGTTTCCATTCAATGGAAGCTGGGTGTTCTATTCCTAGGTATTATATCCTTgttaatttttcagattctagGTTGTCCTATAAGTGTTTTATATTACAGAAAAGTAGTATGCTGTAATCATACTATTGTGCCCAGATAAGCATTCAAGATTTATGAGCAGGACAACACTTaggctggaaaaaaatttaaaaaataaaaatactgcattaTCTGTgagaaaattatctttgaaaagtaGACAGTtcacctctcttcctttctcctttacaGATTTCACTTAACCTACTGTCAGGAAGAAACTATTAAGCTGCTAAGTAAGCATAGAGGAAAACATTCATTCCTCGCCACGGATGTGCATCAGACTCACCagtgcagctttaaaaaaaacaaaaacctccacCCTATTCCCACTGAGTCAATATCCAGAGGGAGGACCAGGGTTTATCTATACAGTTTAAACTCTCAATTGGTGATTCAGCGGTATTACACTTGCTAAGCCCACAGCATTGGTAGAAGGAATGGCAAGGTGAAAAAGGCATGTTACTGCGCTCTggcatacacaaacatacacacacacatatgggaAACTAAGGATTAATTTTGTAATTTGATATTAAAATAGTAGCTTTCGCTTATATGATCCTCCTATCCATTTGCCCTCACCTCTCCTCTCTAATGATTAGTTACTGGGGagctacagaattttttttttttttaaggaatataaaaTTTAGGATGCTTAAATTGGGTCATTCATGATCACTTAGGTTAGAAAACTATTTTGTGTGAAAGGCAGTTAAATGAcacttttgtattttgaaaatacaggtaTGAAAGAATTCCTAAATAAATACTTACAGAAtcctttccagtctttttcttagGTGATTTGTGTTTTGATTCTGATCTTTGTCTAGTTCTATCTTTTTCGCTTTCccggtctttttcttttttatccttctCTCGTTCAGCATCTGACTCTGGAGAGtcctgtgtaaaaaaaaaaaaaaaagcatcttgaTGAAGAAaccattctaatttttaaaaaatccttatgtaggtaatatttacatattataacAGGGTATGTGTTCCTAGAGTGGTGAAATTTGAATTGTGAACCTCAAGGATTCTGCTACACTCCCAGGATTCACAGAAGGATGATGGTCTTTCCTATGGGAAGGATGACTGACATTCTGATAAGAGTAAAATACCACTATGAGCTTCACTAAATTAGACATGAAGGTACATTTAAATCTTAGGTACACATCAAGATACACGAATCTTGAGAACTGAGAGTAGAGGAAGAAGCTGTGTAGACATTTAAACTGTGGTTCTCAACAACAGCTGCAATACATcagtataaaacacacacacgctAGGGGCATTCTCTAAGATTAATGCAAAAAACCAGAGTGGGAATCTTaacactgtttatttttttccccaaagctcaCCAGAAGATTTCACTGGTAGATTAAGGTGAACAGACTATACGACTCTTGCGTTTAGGTGCCCTGGCCTGCACTGACTACAAAGGACTAGATAGAAAATCAGGCTCTAAGCCACTGAGGAAGTTTAAGGGCAGAAGCCGAGATGCAGGATGAAAATTAAGAGGTTGCTTACAGATTTATGTcttctcttcttgcttttcttcttatGTTTTTTTGACTTCTTATAACTTCTCTCTAAagcaggatgaaaagaaaaaaaagtcagaatttgAGGACATCCAAGTGTCAATGATTTTAATCAAGTTAAAAGATACATTTACCAGATTCAGCGCTAGAAGAATGTTCTGAAGCAGAACGAGACTCTGATcgctgtctttttttctttgagtggCTGTCATCATCATCTGAATCTGACCcctaaataatacaaataaagtttaatttgtaATGATACtaacaaatatttcaattttcaatACACGTGTGGTGCACTTTTAAATAAACTTCCTTACCGATCGAGAACGGGAACGTTTCCTGTGatgctttttagattttttagaaTGTTTCTTATTCTTTGAATGATGATGTTGACATTCATGctacaggagaaaagaaaaaaatttcagaagtttATACTTGACAGAGCAGATCATAAAAGAATAACTAGCTTTACAAATAAGTTCTCAGAGTAAAACCGCTTTCATTTTGCATATCTGGGACGTATTCCCctcttgaaactgaaaagaattatcacttaaaatgttctcttctgtTCCTTAACTATCCTGTACTCACTCATTTAGACCTCTAAACacaacaatgtttaaaaatattaataaatactttttgtaGCAGTGAGATAGTGTGGGTTCAGCAGAGACAACTGATACCCTTCTTTATAAAGGCACAATCTCTAGAAAAGTCCACTGCtttcagaaataatgaaatacaatTACATTCACACATGATTTGGTGAATGTGGCTTTGGTTAGCACACTGGGCTCAGCACTGAGATAAACAACTACCTCAGAACTATCTTTTAAGATACAGGAGGTTGGTCTcagaaattaaatgcaaaatctATTCTTTGATTAAACCCATGTGGCATTCCCTTCCTAGTCAAACTTAAGACATCCAAAGGCAATCTAGTAACTAATCCAAatgaaatcagaaagagaaatgttaCCTCTTTTAACTCTTTTACTAACTCAGTTACCAGGCTAGTAACAAATAGGAAATGCTGCAGCAAAAGCTCCTCGTCTCCAAACATATCTAAGGCTTTGAAAACTGTTTTACTTTACAAGTAAGTGGAAATGAAAAATCTAGTAAAgggactctgattttttttttttttttatgtcactgAATGCCaattcttctccctttcttcctcaagGCCCAGATTACTGGGATCCAAAACATATTCCAGTATGTTCAGCCCTTCCCTATGCTACATCATTAGCTCCATTTATGACCTCACCACTTGACTCTCAGCACAGGTCATGAATCTTATTGAAGATTCTTGAATTGGGGGAAAATGTTAAGACACTACCTAGAACAgagcttttcaaaattaaatgtacattttagtGCCtgaaaatcttgttaaaatgattCTGATGCAGGATTTCTGCCGAAGGGGCCTTAAGTCCTGCACTTCTAAAGAGCTTCCAGGTAATGCAGATGCTGATATGAAACATATTTTGAGTAGGAAAGATCTAGAGACCAACAGAAGTAGACGGAGAGGCAGCTGGGAAACTATAAACAATACATGTGGGTACATGTTAACTGTTGTCAACATCgatattcaagaaaaataaatccaatgaaATAGTCAACAGTGTATTAAGTGACCTGCAATACCCCATGACCATGCAACACTCTATTATTAAGTACGTGCtagctttcagcttttctgtaaagtATCAATTTCTTTATAACTGACAGCATATCTGTTAAAAGCACTGGCCCTTGAGTCAAACCACCTGGGTTGGAATCCCTTCCCTGCAAattgctctctctctgcctcagtttgctcatctataaCTTCATAGGGTCGTTGTCAGCATTAAGTTCATATATGTAACATGTGTAAAACAATTAGAACAGCTCTTGGCCCACATAGGCACCAAATACTATTATTCAGGTAACTACTGGTCAATTAACCATTACTTACTATCTACAAGTGCCTACCTGAAATCTTCATCAAAATACCCTTAATTCAGCTAACAGAGCAACTGGCAATTTTATCATTACTTTAACAAAAACTTACTACCTTATTCCACTTAAAGAACACCCCTGTCTAACGTAGTATAGTATTTGAAATGTGCTTAGAAGTTGTTTTCTATCTGCTTTTATAAGATTTTAAGTTCTCTTCAGGTTTACTAGCCATTCCATGTGACTGCTAAATTGCTGAATTTCTATAACattgtaaaaatatgaaaaagtaggAATAGTCTCCATAAACAAATCTCTATTTCCATGCAAGcttagtttctttcacttaaaagcAGTTTCTATAGAATGCCATCCCAGGTAGTAAATACTTTTGTATAAAAGCAGTGTAATTTAAGAAACACACTTTGATCATTCTAAATtcttcaatttttgtttgtttttatatattttgtaatatttcagCCACTTAGGAGAATAATAAAATTACCTCAAGCACATgcataaaatctttaaatattcgTTTCCTTTCAGACTCTAGAGTTATGTCCTCGAATGCTGGCTCTTTTACAAATCTCTCCCGGATCTGAAAAATTTAGATAGGAAACAAATGTGTGAATACATAGAAAAGTATACCAACACGACTAAAAGGTATCATAGCAAGCAAAAACTGTGACAGCCCAGTTCCTCTCAAAGCCTTTATTTCCTTCCCTGTAGTATTCCTAAGTGTAGTCAAGCTGACTTTATACTCTTCAAATAATTTCAGCTTATCTTTGTGGCTACAGgctataaaatgggaaagaaattaCTTAAATCTTCAGTTGTAAAGGAAGCagtttattagaaaaattttagtAGTATACATACATCTTCCCAGACAGCATCCAATTCTATTGGAGGAGTAGCTTGTTTCAACATACTCTTAAATGCAGATTCTTTTCGTTTCATCTTCCGagcctcctctttttctctttcacgTTCACGGGCTTCTGCCTTTtctagtaactttttaaaaatcatatttaattagTTATAATAGTACAATTGTAATTTGTGAATTAACTGAAATAATTCATTATTCTGTAAGTATTCTCCCATCATCTGTAAGTTAAGGGCCAACTTATAACACCAGTTAATTTTAGCAAAGGAAGCATAACATCAGCATCACCGAAATACACTTTCTTTTACACTTTACCCTGGAAGACTGTCCACTAGTCTGTAAAGCCCTATTCTTATTCCCTTGTTTGAATGGCCTACATACATTATTAAAAACTGTACTAATAATCTGTTTACAGCAATAAAGATGATAACTTACACTATTGAAAGCCAACTTAATATTTCCAGCATCTAATGTGGTTGATCTCTTAGTTGAGCTGATTATTGCCACAAAGTCTTCAAAAGTAGTATTTACTTCAACTACAAATCCTTTATcctaaaaaatagaaatcttgtTAATATTAATAACATAAATCAAAggaatatagtatttttaaaaataaactccagaGGAACACTTAATAGCAAGTATACTGTTTACCTTTAGAATGTCTTTTATTATCTTCTTCTCATCATGGTAACGTGCTTTAAGATCCTCAACATAAAACTTGAAAAGGTCAAGTGCAGTTGATCCTAATGAAAAAACTAAAGAAGTCAAAAGCTAGCTCTAATCAAAGAGCTGCaattactttttttgtttataaaacaaaagaaagcactccccctccccccaacacaacCACCTTTCCCTCTGTCCCATTTCAACTTTCGTAACTacaaattaggaaagaaaagaatctcaCCCGGCTGACCAAGCATATTAGTGAATCTAATGTCAGAACTAATTGTTGGATACAACTCCATCCAAGACGACATAGAATGCAGTTGTCCATGTTCATGCAGTTCATCTAAAAATATCTGGGGGAAGGGgacaacagtaacaaaataaaCCCATTATATACTGAAAAGCCATCTTCAAGGACATTAGAAAAACAGTTTAACATAGatgaaaatacacattaaaaacatCGGAACATTTAAAACTCTTCTAAAGAATACTTGCTCTTAGATGAAAGTAAAATCTGCTATTTggcaaaaaattattttgtacttttagagaaaaaaaccCTTGAAAAAGTAATTACCTTTCCAAGTTTTGGTTTACTGACCTTTAAGGTAGATCATCATTTCcagtttaaaaatttatgtgcAAATAAAGTCAAAACATTGGATATTATCTCAAATGAAAAAGCTAAAGAATATGTAATcatgtttaaagttttaaaatataatacctaATGTGTTCtgggcattttctttttaatttgattttattttctaagaggAAGATACAAAATTTTACCAAAGTGATACATTTAATAGTTTGGGGAGTAGGACTCAACCCCCATATCTAATTTCAAAacctatttcctttctttcacagtACTActataacttaaatttttatattctcaCTCCAATTTCTTCTCCTCTTTGCCCTTTTTTACTATTTGCTGACCTTCAGGGCAACATACTGGGATTTTAGTCCTCAGCAAGTTCCACATTTCCTGCTTCCCCAAATCCTTAGGGAGTTAATCCTATAAACAAATGTCTATAAAAAATTACGGTACAAATTCTGCTCCTAAAATTCCTGTACCTGCACTGctcagtatggtagccactagtcagATGTAGCTTCTGTAAGTATTATGAAGCATGGCTaatctgaactgagatgtgccaGCCATATATAACACACAATGttatattctgaatatttattttgaatattaccaaaaaaataaaatttaaaaatattgattgatttaatATCTCTTATGAAGAATTTGCAATGGTTTAAAATAAGGAGAACTATatgataaaatacaataaaaataaggaaatctgggccacagaaaatataacaaaaagttCAATACTACTAGGACTAAAGAAATGTGAAGAAGAAATCCTAATGTAAAGGCCACAAAGGTCTTTTAGCTAAGCCTTAAATATGGCTTTATATCCAATTAGCATGTGTCTGGCATGGTTTCTGATCACTATTGATATAGGCGGTGTTACCATGTTAAATTGGTTGTGCTGCAGATATTCAGCTCAGTAATTTTTCTCTGCTACTATCCTTCCTGTCAAAAGGCATATTCAGAACATcagtaaaatgaattaaaagagaCCCGAATCAAATTCTGGGTGCGGTAACAATCCCTGGTTTTAATAATACTCTGAATTGATCCCTCGGGAAACCACTAAGATAATAAAAGGAACCCATCAACAGTAGTAAATGTTAAGCTTTTACACAGAATTAGGACTGAAATAATGCTATTGGCTGTGACGTTTAAGATGATTAATGATCTTTGGCACAGTGGGGAGTTTTCTAAAAGCACTTTAAAGTGATCTAAAGCAAGCTaagttttgagaaccactgctttagggGATGACAAGGTATTCTACCCTACACCAAACAACTGTTctttcaagaaataaaacttatttaaGCCACTGTAACTTAGTGCTTAGCCTAATACAATGTTTAATGAAAGAGACCCTATAATTAAAAGATGCCAcagattcaaattctggctccactACTCAGTAGTTGAATTTGGGCAagtacttcacctctctgagcccatttcCTTAACTATTTAAATGGACATGACAAAAACAGTACTTACTTTCATAAGATAAGGCTGTCATAAAAATTAAGaggttataaattttaaatgtaagcaaTCAGCTAATTCCAACTACTATATTATTATTGAAATGGGAATCTggtgaaatataaaatgtaaaaattcactGCTTCATGATAGTCTCCATTACTGAGAGTATAAAAGTGATACCTGGAGGTAAAAATAAGCCACTGGCCTATATAAAGTATATGTAATTTTAGATCCTCTGTATAGTATTTAAGAAATTATGGCCCATCCTCATAACTATACCACACCCTTCCCTATGGTTTTCTAGAGCCAAAAATAACCAATTAGTATCAATGACGCATCCCACATTTTACTTTCAGTCTTCCCTCATATTATTCCTCTTTCCCAAGTGAAGCATTATCTATCAGGACTCACTCTGAATACCAAGTCTGCTACAGTTTATGTTCCCCTAATCTGAAATGGCTACTCTCCTTGAGTGCATTCATAACTAACTGTAGAACTTAAGAGCTAAATGTGTATGGATCCTGTGCAAAGCCCAAGTTAATGATCTGTGAGATCAGCATTCTCCAAATTGTTTCTATCACTGTTAAAGCTCACTAGCcacattataaaataaagctagaaagcagttttttttaattacctgaaAAGATTCTCTATTTTTACGCTGTCGTCTCCTTTCCCTCAAcaaactcttctgtttttcttcttcttcttccttttctaaagcCCGAATGTGTTCTTCAAAGCAAATTaatgcatcttctttatccatgtctagaatttttcagttaaaaaaaaatttaaatgtcaagtAACAGTGaacagtttaattttttgaagtaacTTCCtacaaaattcaaattcattttacCAGAATACTTCTATTTAAGCTCAAATATGACTTTTAATTATCTAAATAggaaatgtttaaggaaaaatttcaaaatgacctCATTAAAATAAGATACTCTGAATCCAAGGATGAAACAAAGACAATGCATAtgacacaataaaaataaaattattatgacACAATTTGTCAGCAGTATCAGAATTACCCAAGGAGCTTTTCAAAGTATAGAATGCTAGGCCTTATCTCAAATCTACTGCAGCATGGTATTCAGAGGGGTAATCAAGAAggttataatttaaaaaccaacCAGGTAGGTCAGAAAAAGACAGAACCTAGTGAAGCTTACTGTAAAATGATGCTAATgcattttttttgccttttgtaaaTTTCTAAAGCCATTAACCTCGAGAGAACAGCATGAGTAAAATGTGGTCATTAATTTGGTTCCCAGTAAGTCACATATAATGGCAAAGGACAGTTTCAGGCTTAACCTAATAAACATATTTCAAGGATTATCTGATAAAGCTAACTTcagattttgagaaaaatattttgtcctGAATCACAAAACTCAATTAGAAAGAAATATCCTATTTGGAAGCACATGAAACACTATTTCAGGAATGgacaattatataaaattcagtttctgatctcattaaaaaaagagcatTTTTCACGGCTGGACTACTTTTTGTACTATCTCCCACTTAGTCATCATTCTTACTCTGTAATTCCTCGTCTTCTGCAAATGTTGGATTATCCATCAGATACTGCTGGGCTTCAGACCAAGTAGTAGAGTATGTTACGTTAGCCATGTTGTCAAGTATGTTTTTCAAGGCTTCCCAATTCCTTTTTCGCAACTGCTTTGCTTGCTCCTAAATTTTAAGtatgaaagtatattttaaagttcaaaGAAAGTATTATATCTGAACAGCAATTAGTgaatgtttctccacattctaactGATTACCAAATTTGAAACGTTACCCAATTACTTTAAATACCAACACTATTGACATTTCCAGTGCTCTTCCCTAACTTCTTGGCTTGGTActtaagttctattttttttttacctctattCTAAAGCCAGAATCTGGaattctccctctccccagctcccttaCAAAATCTCTTTCCACAACCATGCATTATAGACACAGTCTAAACTAAAGTTACTGCAGATAAATCACATAATGGGTAAATGCTAATGTATTCAACCACTTTCAGTTATTGTCAAATTTTTGTTAATAATACTGACATTTCTATAAGTCTCCTGGAAAGACTGCATAATACACAACTTAGTGCATAACAAAACAGACATGAGCAAAAGAGGTGCTTTAAAATACTGTCCTACAAATACATTTCATGGTAACAATTACACTTTACTGCCATTCTgataaaagaatcaaataaatgcATAGTAAGTAAAAATACTGAGTATATTTTAAACCTAATGAGCTAAGAAAAAAGGGTATTCTTCAAAGTGGGCATAAAACAGCCAATTAATGACAATTTAAGTATTAGTTGCATAAACCTCTACCTACTTTGTTCACATCAATACTTAACTATATAGGTGCTATTTTTAAGCCTAACTTCTAATAAATAGCTCTGCTGCACCATATAAACTAGTcgataaaacaacaaaaatggatCATGTAATAAAGTAactcaattagaaaaaagaaacatcttgttttatataaaaataccaataaGAGTGAAgaataccttttctttttttgaaagaaagaataaaacatctTCGTAGATTTCAAGACGATCACGTTCTGATATTGCATTCCAGACTTCCATCTCTCCAAACATTTGCTCTGCTTTTCTATtcattaaaaagagtaaatgttaccCGAcattatacaataaaaattaattttaaacgaCTTTAATTTTATACTAAACTTAAAACCACTATTCTTTTCCACTCTTTAGTTCATAactatattataaaagaaaacttttggataattaagaaaaataacagcTTAGGCCTTGATTTCTCCTTAGATATAGAGGGGTAATTCCAACTGAGTAAGGTGTTTTGTTAAGACTATCTCTACTTCTCAGGTTAGCTACAGACTATCAAACTGCCCATGGAACTAAATTATAGACttcaaaaaactgttagaaatttAGTTAACAGATAAAATATggctatttaaagaaatgaagagttCTTCACTAAGGCTTTTCTgtaaaactgaggaaaataagaaaacacaaagggaaaatgaacATAATAGCCtattctaaaaatgttaataCTGAGTTatcaacaattttaaataaagcactCCAAAATAAAGAGTGCTAtataaaagtgaattttcaaaatGCTATACATAATGAAAGTAGCCTATTTCTATTCCAGAAATACAAAAACTTTTGATTGTTATATTAAGGAGAAATGAGTCAAACTTTGATTATTAAGTGAAATCTTTTCCCCCATTTTGTTCTAGTCAAGAACTCAAAGTCTACAGATTCCACATTTAATTACTGACTTATCTTTTACCTTATGAAACTGCCACATTCACAATCATAGCTCTATTTAATAAGCATTAACTCTGGATTAGTTACTAGACTTGGCAAAAAGTATGACACAGAAAAAGTGTAGCAATCATACATTATCATCACTAAAAATCTTACTTGTATCTAGTTGTAGAAGtcattttttcatgattttcaagAAAACGCTGAAAGGATTCCTTAGCCTCTTTGTATTTAGATcttgcttcttctttttcttctttctctgtctggacTTTATAAGCATTAAAGGcctgctttttttcactcaacttTG
The genomic region above belongs to Camelus ferus isolate YT-003-E chromosome 5, BCGSAC_Cfer_1.0, whole genome shotgun sequence and contains:
- the PRPF40A gene encoding pre-mRNA-processing factor 40 homolog A isoform X7 gives rise to the protein MCSGSGRRRSSLSPTMRPGTGAERGGLMMGHPGMHYAPMGMHPMGQRANMPPVPHGMMPQMMPPMGGPPMGQMPGMMSSVMPGMMMSHMSQASMQPALPPGVNNMDVAAGATSGAKSMWTEHKSPDGRTYYYNTETKQSTWEKPDDLKTPAEQLLSKCPWKEYKSDSGKPYYYNSQTKESRWAKPKELEDLEAMIKAEESSKQEECTTTSAAPVPTTEIPTTMSTMAAAEAAAAVVAAAAAAAAAAAAANAGASTSASSTVSGTVPVVPEPEVTSIVATVVDNENTVTISTEEQAQLTSTPAVQDQSVEASSNTGEETSKQETVADFTPKKEEEESQPAKKTYTWNTKEEAKQAFKELLKEKRVPSNASWEQAMKMIINDPRYSALAKLSEKKQAFNAYKVQTEKEEKEEARSKYKEAKESFQRFLENHEKMTSTTRYKKAEQMFGEMEVWNAISERDRLEIYEDVLFFLSKKEKEQAKQLRKRNWEALKNILDNMANVTYSTTWSEAQQYLMDNPTFAEDEELQNMDKEDALICFEEHIRALEKEEEEEKQKSLLRERRRQRKNRESFQIFLDELHEHGQLHSMSSWMELYPTISSDIRFTNMLGQPVFSLGSTALDLFKFYVEDLKARYHDEKKIIKDILKDKGFVVEVNTTFEDFVAIISSTKRSTTLDAGNIKLAFNSLLEKAEAREREREKEEARKMKRKESAFKSMLKQATPPIELDAVWEDIRERFVKEPAFEDITLESERKRIFKDFMHVLEHECQHHHSKNKKHSKKSKKHHRKRSRSRSGSDSDDDDSHSKKKRQRSESRSASEHSSSAESERSYKKSKKHKKKSKKRRHKSDSPESDAEREKDKKEKDRESEKDRTRQRSESKHKSPKKKTGKDSGNWDTSGSELSEGELEKRRRTLLEQLDDDQ
- the PRPF40A gene encoding pre-mRNA-processing factor 40 homolog A isoform X8, which encodes MCSGSGRRRSSLSPTMRPGTGAERGGLMMGHPGMHYAPMGMHPMGQRANMPPVPHGMMPQMMPPMGGPPMGQMPGMMSSVMPGMMMSHMSQASMQPALPPGVNNMDVAAGATSGAKSMWTEHKSPDGRTYYYNTETKQSTWEKPDDLKTPAEQLLSKCPWKEYKSDSGKPYYYNSQTKESRWAKPKELEDLEAMIKAEESSKQEECTTTSAAPVPTTEIPTTMSTMAAAEAAAAVVAAAAAAAAAAAAANAGASTSASSTVSGTVPVVPEPEVTSIVATVVDNENTVTISTEEQAQLTSTPAVQDQSVEASSNTGEETSKQETVADFTPKKEEEESQPAKKTYTWNTKEEAKQAFKELLKEKRVPSNASWEQAMKMIINDPRYSALAKLSEKKQAFNAYKVQTEKEEKEEARSKYKEAKESFQRFLENHEKMTSTTRYKKAEQMFGEMEVWNAISERDRLEIYEDVLFFLSKKEKEQAKQLRKRNWEALKNILDNMANVTYSTTWSEAQQYLMDNPTFAEDEELQNMDKEDALICFEEHIRALEKEEEEEKQKSLLRERRRQRKNRESFQIFLDELHEHGQLHSMSSWMELYPTISSDIRFTNMLGQPGSTALDLFKFYVEDLKARYHDEKKIIKDILKDKGFVVEVNTTFEDFVAIISSTKRSTTLDAGNIKLAFNSLLEKAEAREREREKEEARKMKRKESAFKSMLKQATPPIELDAVWEDIRERFVKEPAFEDITLESERKRIFKDFMHVLEHECQHHHSKNKKHSKKSKKHHRKRSRSRSGSDSDDDDSHSKKKRQRSESRSASEHSSSAESERSYKKSKKHKKKSKKRRHKSDSPESDAEREKDKKEKDRESEKDRTRQRSESKHKSPKKKTGKDSGNWDTSGSELSEGELEKRRRTLLEQLDDDQ